CGCCActattcataaatttgtcaggttataatttatttgtacgATAAATTGACAGGGTCCGTGGCTTAgtacttttcaatttttcttacttttaccATAAAGGTCTAAGGAGAGCAACGATccattgaatttataaaaatggaCAACTAAAGTAAACAGTgagtatataaaatataaaaacaaaattaaataaaaattgatattggGAAAATTATTAATGAGAACTACAGCTACCTGTATCTGGACAGATATATTAATAGAGAACGTAAATCGTATTTAATGGCTGATATTCTCTAATTTAGTGGATAATCTCTGGaaacataaataaatcaaaatggCTATCATTCGATCACGTGTAGATGCCATTATCCCCGTTAAAATTAGGTTACTCAGCCGCAAAAACTGAAACCTGTCACATCTCCAAATTAGGGAGCCTTTTTATTGGTCATATAACAAGCTCTCAAGATTAACATGTTTTAGTAATGGAAAATGTTtcttgaacaaccattttttacaacatttagatacgcgcacacgtgtcaaaatctgagtggtctagttggaaaaattaaatgaaaatggaccactcagattttgacacgtgtacgcgtgtctaaatgttgtcaaaaatggttgttcaagtatcattttcctttaataattacaaattacgATAAGATTTTGTAGCATCTTAGAATgtctttattaaataaaactctGTAATGCAAAagattttaagatatattattttgagaaaataattatattttattttaatatttatgctgaaataataaaatattttctggaAAATCTTTACAAGTGAAAAAAGTAGAGCAGGGAATATTTTTCTGATCGAAAGGATATTATTTCTGTAACTAAGCATAATATTAAGGTTTAAAATGTGATCTCGTAATTCGTACCGTAATTGCAATTTGGAggaataacataatatataaacGTATTATTTAATTGAAGACGTTGCGGCTAGGTTCTATTAAGGAAGTCAAAGTGAGGTGTAACGCACTCATTAATGTCTTAATATATTGTTGCGAAAAGACGTGATATTTTTATATCTCCATTTTATTATTCTATGAATATAACTTTATGgctaaaattctatttttattataaaaaatttaatttaattttttatttttatttgattcaatttagttttttactttttaaaatgattgaattatatttttcttgttaaattaggttttattagtttttagtcaaaaattaaatcattattacaTATGTAGtcaaaaaaagaattatttatataaatgcaTAAGTCATACCGTCTTtacaaaaatttcaaatgaagaagttaCTTAAAAGGTACATGACTTCTGCACtactataataaaaaagatgaaattgtGCATCTTTCACACGTTTTCATAtattggtaatcgattacgagcacctgtaatcgattacacaatgTTAAAGTCGTGTAGGGAGACCACAACTTCACTCATAAACGATTATACTACTATTGTAATTTATTACCAGTGTTGAAATTCGAATAAAATGACTTGGTCATCAATTATTGtccaaagaaaaaaatggtttaaactaaattaagatATGAATTGCATTCAGTACATTAATGGGAATTCGAATTACAAGGAATTTGTGCATAAGAAAAATGATGTAAATTTATGATGTAAAGGTGTGAAAGGAAACAAATGATTCAATTTATGATGTAAATGATTTAAATTCACTATAAAGAAAacaattgatcaaatttatgATGAGTATAAAGAAACATgattgtaaattatttaaattcagtataaattatttaattgaatgtaaattatttaattgagtaTAAAGGAAACAATTGATTCAATTTATGATGAGTATAAAGAAAACATGAgtatttaattcaatataaagaaaacaattaattcaatttatgaTGAGAATGAAACATGACAACTTTTTCATGACAAATCCCTTTGGTAATTCAAATTTCTTCGAATGTAATAAAtgcaatttatattttaacttagttttaatctctttttctctctggtaatcgattacaacaatattgtaatcgattatcaaaccCTTTTATTCGAATTTCAAcactaataatcgattataatagTAGTGTAATCGATTCCCAGTAAAATCGTGACCCCCTACATGATTTTAACACTATGTAACTTATTACAAGTgctcgtaatcgattacgagtaTCCAAAACACATAGAAGGTATGCGAATTCACCTTTTTTGTTATGAGAAGTCAAGCATCCTTAcatgacttcttcatttgaagtcgtaCGAAGACTTCATGATTTGTCcatttatgtaaataaaataaaatttacctaCATCtgtaataatgatttaattttttcctAAAAACGTAAAAGAACcgttaaattaatattaaactaatattaaattttcattaaaatttatatatcaaattactttacctaaataactaaatattcaaattaaatctAACGTCAACCTATCAAAAagaatttaattgaattatcttttaaaaaattaaaagattaaattaaatcaaataaaaattaaaagtctaGAGTCTATGAATTCCATACAAAATATACGCACCCACCTTCTCACTTGCTTTGTTATAGTTCCAGAGATGCTTTTAAATTCTGATCAAGAAGAAATGAATCGAAAAAAAAACAGAGGTTCATGCTAATTATGGTATATAGAACTGGTAACATGAGTAGGAATccttttgaaaaacaaaaaattgcgTTGGATATGTGTATCATATAAAATGATTATTCAGAATGTAACATCACTGCCAACAATGATGCATTCATAGTATCAACTATATTGAATATCATGCTACTGCTCAAATGGCTACTGTTCTGCCGACGATTTCTTCTACCTAACAAGAAGACGTTTCTGCTTGATTTAAATCAATCACCTTGACATTTTAAGTATAGGTTATTAACTTCACCTGTTTGTCACGATTATGTGCCATTCCAGctataaattaattcaaaataaacagATTAACGGCAAACAGCTCTGCACAAACCAAACAATGTTGGCAGAACAACTGTTAGCAGTCCAATCCTTCGTAGCTTTTAGCTCAATCAAACATGTCCATGAGACACATTATTGGCGACAGAAAAACATGGAACACCATTTTATAAGATCTAGGTTGGCTCAACTCCTCTATGCCCAACCTAAATAATCATTCGTGGCTTACACAGTGACACCTTCGCACATTATTTTACCAATGTTTGAAGAATTGAGATGAAAAACCAAGATTATGACTTTGAAGGTGTAAAATATAATCCTAAACTCAGTAATAAGGCTGTAGGCTGTATACGTTTTCACTGTATCGATAGTTGTTGTGaagtgtattatttttttatatttaaattagtcCTCTCAAGTCATTATATTACTTTTCACCGATACAAGGTTAATAACATGAGCCCTGTCCAGCAGTAAGAGCTTGATTTGATCATACACTCCTATAAATCTAAGGCATTTGAAACTGAATCGTGTGATTTTCAATATGCTTTAGGAGAAAGGAACATCGACCCAACAAAAAGTATATTGCTATTGCACTTACTCTTTGTGTGTAGTACCTTAAATGCTGCCTACGACTTTCCGGTTTCATCtcacttttttcctttttgactgTTTCTTAAAGCTCGGAATCGTATTCTCGTCAAAACCAGCTCAGGTTCAATGGCGCATATACATTCCAACCGATATCTCTAGTCCACCCCATGACTTAGGAGCCTCACCACATCATAACACTAATGAGATTACATAAAGTCTTTAAAAAGTTTGAGTTTTTACCGGTCTGTCCTCAACGTTACACAGTTTTACTATCACAGCCTTCCTAGTAATTTGTCttgtacatttttatttatccaGTAATCAACTCAAGTTCCATCTGGTAATTCATTATCTCGTGTAAATCATCTTCGACTCGTACAGTCTTATGCAGCCATACCCCCAAATTTAACTGCAAATTGCAAATTAAACAACGACGTTAACTAACTCAAAATGATACTCCTAGTTTTCTGAAATAATTCAGCATACATGAACATCAATGAGTTGGAAAGCAAGTAACCTCGGACTTTGGATTTGCAGAGATTCCAATTACAACCGGGCAACGTATGAGTTTGCTTCTGTTACATATCTAACCCAGCGATAAGGATTATGCGCTTTTGATTTCTTCGCTATTTGCAAATACTTAACCTGCATCAGAAAATGGCATTTTGGATCTATTTAAGGGAGTTCATATAAACCGGATACAAAATCAAATTGCAATAATAGAGGAAAGTTGAATCTACTTCTAAAATCATTAGGAATGATAACACTATCCGATTTTGCACCCAGTAACACCAGCTTCGTAAATCAACAAAGACATAGTAAGATTAATTTATAGATTAGCAGTAAAATTAACGCACCACAAAATTCCAATACCATTTTCTAGCtttgttaaataaatgtaatagaAGAAACATAACTTCAAGAAAATCCCTAGCAGTTTACCTGAAGCCTTGAAGCATTGTACATTGGTATGGTGAAAGTCATGCTAACAGGTCCTGCTTCTTTCATGATATTTCCTGTGCTCagtataaaacaatttaattcattaCAGAGAACAACGCCTTTTGAAACAGTGagctaaaaaataattattagcaAGCAATGTACCATGTAATTCCTGCGAAAACGTCAGCTTTGCACGCAAAGTATGTTCAGATCCACCAACAACCTGCAAAAAGATGGACCAAACATTATTGTCATCCACCAATGACTGGTATTACCCTCGAATATATCAACTGAAGAAACCTTTACGTACATCCATAGATAAGTATTTAAAGATATACTGATTACAGTGGAAAACAAACAGTATATGTTACCTTTTTCAAGCCCCATTCCAGTCTTCTATTTGTTTCCTTAAAATCAGTGGTGTGTCCAACTGCTCCAGGTTCTAACTCAAAATTAACactgaaaaattgaaaatagtttTACCAAAAAGATGTAAGATTAAGTAATCGGGATAGTACTTAAACCATTTATTGAATGGAGCATTTCAGCATGTATGTGCAATAAATTACAACACAAACACATAGACAAACAAAAGGTAGCATATTCAGTAGATCAGATTCCAAGCATCCAATTGCATCAAGAAGAATAAATCAGCCTCCAGCATGTCTATGAATGGTTTCCGTACTTAtctcatttctttttattatccACCAGCCACTCACCCCTGAGTCTGTGACTACCAGAGGTGCAGTGCCCGAGTAACcatttttgttttcctctttaCATTTAGTACGATGAATGCTTTGAGTTCTGATTTAAGATTAGACACCCAATATTGGGCATTGAGCTCTGATCTTGAATGCTTATGTGGGAATACTAGCGCTGAAAAAGGGATAGTTTGGTGTTACAAGTGAGTGTTGTAAAATTGGCTGTTGTTAGTATTGATATTCTTTGCTATATTTGGTTTTCACacatattttctatttcaaaatcTCCTGCAGTTTAATGTCCATATATTCTACTGGTAGCAACAAAAAATTACAAGCAAGCAACCAGGCATGACAACAAAGGAAACCTGTCATCAGCCAGTGATTTTCTGGCTTTGTGGTGAATTACTGATGTCTATATCTTCTGGGCTTGATGCAGTGCAGATAGAAAAATGAAACAGATTCTTAGGCTTATTCAAAGGTTAAGGTTGCATCAATTCTGCTAACATAAATGTTATTTGCTAAATCTTTAGATTTTAAAAGCATGacaaatttttctttctatttggGTTTTAGTTTTCTGGGTGGTTTGAAGGTTATCTCATTTGACAAACCCAATATATGGCCTCTagtgatttaaatttaaatcttgaCAATCTATTAAACTATAACTATCAAACATCCCAACCTATTAAACTGCCCAATCAGCCTGTTAGTCAGCTAACTAATTCATTATGGAGAAGAGCACTAAATCATTACTgtcaactataaataaatttaaatgcaCAATAATCGTGAAGAAATGTAAGTACCGAGCTGTCAATGATGGCAGGGGCATCTGTACAAGAACAGTGCTAGCATTGATACTTGAGTTGAACTCAGCTCGCACTTTAATAGTCACTTCAGCCTATAAAAATATGAAGACTATCTATCAGTACATGCTAAACAATGTGTAGACTAGGAAAGTTAGAGGGAAGGGAGATCTAAACCACCTTCAGGGGTCCTGTTTCTTCAATCAATGCAGTAATACGAAATGGTGGTTTAAAAGGTTGAGTCATACGATAATTCATGACTGGAAACTCACCATCTGGTGGTACCTACCAAACAATGAAATGGTAATTCGTCAGGGAACTCAAAAAAGCACGTTATTGAGTTATCTATATATGTAACTTAGTGTACTATGTACTTACCAATGACAAAGTTCTATCAACTTCAAAATTATCAAGGTGTACAGACTCATGGAAGTTACAATCATCTAAAATCACAGCACCTGAACCTCTATAATCTGTTAAAGATGATAGAACGGGATTCAGAAAGAATTGAAAGACATATCAATAGCAAATAGGATAGAAAAAATCAACTAGCCAACAAAAATCTCTTCAAGAAAATTATCCATCCATCAATGATTAGACCGACAAATATATAAACTCAACTAAAAGTATCTTACTACAAAcactaaatatataattattttcaacataaaaataatttaaatattaatacagGGAATACAATCAAGAAATATGCCTGACATGTTACCAAGAAAATAACATGACAAAGAAACGTAACACACTTTTTCTCATTGTTTTAACGTTCAAGGGGAACAAAATATAATGATTGACCTACCACTTGTCCCTATACTCAGGTCCTCGTTGAGAGCAAGTCGAATCTCTGGGTTACCAGAAAGATAACTCTTCATTTGTATGGTTCCATCTATCTCACTAGTAAGTATAAATCCCTGCTTCCGACAACAAACTCATCAAAATGCCTCAATATTATAACAGTAAATGTATGGAAAAGGGAAGGAAGACATCACAACGGACAGCAtgaaaaaagcataaaaaagatGACCAGCATACTCACACTAGAATTGAATGTAACACTTATTTTCTCAATTACATCAACAAATATCTCATCCCTCTTCCTACCACCAGGTTCATTAGCAACCACGGACTTTGTAATAGCCGTACCTGGCATTCGTTTGGTCCCTTGCTGCAAATATAGGAGTAACAAGTCAACAAAACCATGCATGAAATCCAGTAATAGGCCAGCAGCAAGAAAATGAATGGATTTCCAAATAGTTAGCTACATACCATAAAAATGGAAGCGGGACCAAGGGGAGGCATCCGTGCAGCATCAATCACTATTGGCTCATTGAAAATGTAAGACTTCAAAACCTCAGTGGATGTTGTTTGCACATAACCAAAATCCTGGCACAAATAAATTTCAGTATAAACAAATCAAACAGAAAATGCAGCAGTTAAAACCGTGCAAAAGTTATCAAGCTTTAAAATGGTTTGGAGAAGCCGTAGAAATGTTAACAAAGTAAACTATTAAGTTTCACTAttctcaaaaaaatataaaaatccacACATCATGGTCAGAGTAAAACTACCAAGCATTTGTACAAATTAAATAGTTTTCCTGCCTCCCAAAATGTGACactaaaaatagattaaaaggTAATATTACAAAAGTGTGCTTTCATATATGATCAACCTGTCAACTTTAGCACATCGAGAGTTGAAAACTGGAAACTTGTTCATGGGAGACTTGGCATGTGAACAGTTGTAGACAACAGTCTATAAAAACTGATAGAAATAATCACTAAAGTGTAAATGAACAAAAGAAATCAAAGGTGCTAGGACCTACGTTTTACCAATGAAGTTTAGGCAAACATGCTTTCGTATCCAACACACATATACAGGTATTTTCCCCAAGAAAACCATAAGTTGAAGCAAGGATAGTAAGTAAATACTTACAATCACTTCATCTAGCAATTCATAAACGAGCACAAAGTTCTTTCG
This Vigna angularis cultivar LongXiaoDou No.4 chromosome 4, ASM1680809v1, whole genome shotgun sequence DNA region includes the following protein-coding sequences:
- the LOC108342929 gene encoding AP-4 complex subunit mu, with product MILQFFVLSQRGDNIVYRDYRGEAQKGSAETFFRKVKFWKEDFEGDAPPVFNIDGVNYFHVKVAGLLFVATTRVNVSPSLVLELLQRIARVIKDYLGVLNEDSFRKNFVLVYELLDEVIDFGYVQTTSTEVLKSYIFNEPIVIDAARMPPLGPASIFMQGTKRMPGTAITKSVVANEPGGRKRDEIFVDVIEKISVTFNSSGFILTSEIDGTIQMKSYLSGNPEIRLALNEDLSIGTSDYRGSGAVILDDCNFHESVHLDNFEVDRTLSLVPPDGEFPVMNYRMTQPFKPPFRITALIEETGPLKAEVTIKVRAEFNSSINASTVLVQMPLPSLTARVNFELEPGAVGHTTDFKETNRRLEWGLKKVVGGSEHTLRAKLTFSQELHGNIMKEAGPVSMTFTIPMYNASRLQVKYLQIAKKSKAHNPYRWVRYVTEANSYVARL